A region from the Manihot esculenta cultivar AM560-2 chromosome 13, M.esculenta_v8, whole genome shotgun sequence genome encodes:
- the LOC110630221 gene encoding DEAD-box ATP-dependent RNA helicase 10 isoform X1: protein MAEEKEEVKTFKDLGICEQLLEACDDLGWKNPTKIQAEAIPHALEGKDLIGLAQTGSGKTGAFALPILQSLLEASEKSVQPFFACVMSPTRELAIQIAEQFEALGSGIGVKCAVLVGGVDMVQQAIALGKRPHIIVGTPGRLVDHLSNTKGFSLRTLKYLVLDEADRLLNEDFEKSLDEILKVIPRDRRTYLFSATMTKKVKKLQRACLRNPVKIEAASKYSTVDTLKQQYRFIPAKYKDCYLVYILTEMSGSTSMVFTRTCDATTFLALVLRNLGLRAIPINGHMTQDLTFSGILQQSKRLGALNKFKAGECNILICTDVASRGLDIPSVDMVINYDIPTNSKDYIHRVGRTARAGRSGVAISLVNQYELEWYLLIEKLIGKKLPEFPAEEEEVLLLLERVTEAKRISQMKIKESGGKKRKGGGDGEEEIEKYLGIKDKKSKKFKKR from the exons ATggcagaagagaaagaagaagtgaAGACGTTTAAGGATTTGGGGATATGCGAACAATTGTTGGAAGCGTGTGACGATTTGGGATGGAAAAACCCTACGAAGATACAAGCCGAAGCAATTCCCCATGCTCTTGAAG gcaAAGACTTGATCGGTCTTGCTCAAACAGGTTCTGGTAAAACTGGAGCTTTTGCTCTTCCCATATTGCAATCGCTTCTCGAAGCTTCAGAGAAATCTGTGCAACCGTTCTTTGCTTGTGTGATGTCTCCTACGAG GGAATTGGCAATTCAGATAGCAGAGCAATTTGAAGCTTTAGGATCTGGCATTGGTGTGAAGTGTGCTGTG CTTGTTGGTGGGGTAGATATGGTGCAACAGGCTATCGCACTTGGAAAGCGACCGCACAtcatt GTTGGAACCCCCGGGCGTCTTGTGGATCATTTGTCGAACACAAAAGGTTTTTCTCTACGCACACTGAAATACTTG GTTTTAGATGAGGCAGACAGGTTGCTAAATGAGGATTTTGAGAAATCACTTGATGAAATTCTAAAGGTTATACCACGGGATCGAAGAACATACTTATTTTCTGCAACTATGACCAAAAAG GTGAAAAAGCTCCAGAGGGCATGTCTAAGGAATCCAGTGAAG ATAGAAGCAGCATCTAAATATTCCACTGTTGACACATTGAAGCAGCAATATCGCTTTATTCCTGCCAAATACAAG GATTGCTACCTTGTATATATTCTGACAGAGATGTCCGGAAGTACTTCCATGGTTTTTACTCGAACATGTGATGCTACTACTTTTTTGGCCTTGGTCCTCCGAAACCTTGGTTTAAGGGCCATCCCAATTAATGGTCATATGACTCAG GACCTCACTTTTAGTGGAATATTGCAACAGTCAAAGAGACTGGGAGCCTTAAATAAGTTCAAAGCTGGAGAGTGCAATATTCTTATATGCACTGATGTGGCAAGTAGAGGACTTGATATTCCATCAGTGGATATGGTTATTAATTATGATATCCCTACAAACTCAAAG GATTACATTCATCGTGTTGGAAGAACTGCCCGTGCAGGACGATCTGGGGTTGCAATCTCGCTTGTGAATCAGTATGAACTGGAGTGGTATCTACTGATAGAGAAGCTTATTG GTAAAAAGTTACCTGAATTTCCTGCTGAGGAAGAGGAAGTCTTGCTTCTGCTGGAGCGGGTCACTGAAGCCAAAAGAATTTCCCAGATG AAAATTAAAGAATCTGGTGGCAAGAAGAGGAAGGGCGGAGGAGATGGTgaagaagaaattgaaaaatatttaggCATCAAGGATAAGAAGTCCAAGAAGTTCAAGAAAAGATGA
- the LOC110630221 gene encoding DEAD-box ATP-dependent RNA helicase 10 isoform X4, which produces MSPTRELAIQIAEQFEALGSGIGVKCAVLVGGVDMVQQAIALGKRPHIIVGTPGRLVDHLSNTKGFSLRTLKYLVLDEADRLLNEDFEKSLDEILKVIPRDRRTYLFSATMTKKVKKLQRACLRNPVKIEAASKYSTVDTLKQQYRFIPAKYKDCYLVYILTEMSGSTSMVFTRTCDATTFLALVLRNLGLRAIPINGHMTQDLTFSGILQQSKRLGALNKFKAGECNILICTDVASRGLDIPSVDMVINYDIPTNSKDYIHRVGRTARAGRSGVAISLVNQYELEWYLLIEKLIGKKLPEFPAEEEEVLLLLERVTEAKRISQMKIKESGGKKRKGGGDGEEEIEKYLGIKDKKSKKFKKR; this is translated from the exons ATGTCTCCTACGAG GGAATTGGCAATTCAGATAGCAGAGCAATTTGAAGCTTTAGGATCTGGCATTGGTGTGAAGTGTGCTGTG CTTGTTGGTGGGGTAGATATGGTGCAACAGGCTATCGCACTTGGAAAGCGACCGCACAtcatt GTTGGAACCCCCGGGCGTCTTGTGGATCATTTGTCGAACACAAAAGGTTTTTCTCTACGCACACTGAAATACTTG GTTTTAGATGAGGCAGACAGGTTGCTAAATGAGGATTTTGAGAAATCACTTGATGAAATTCTAAAGGTTATACCACGGGATCGAAGAACATACTTATTTTCTGCAACTATGACCAAAAAG GTGAAAAAGCTCCAGAGGGCATGTCTAAGGAATCCAGTGAAG ATAGAAGCAGCATCTAAATATTCCACTGTTGACACATTGAAGCAGCAATATCGCTTTATTCCTGCCAAATACAAG GATTGCTACCTTGTATATATTCTGACAGAGATGTCCGGAAGTACTTCCATGGTTTTTACTCGAACATGTGATGCTACTACTTTTTTGGCCTTGGTCCTCCGAAACCTTGGTTTAAGGGCCATCCCAATTAATGGTCATATGACTCAG GACCTCACTTTTAGTGGAATATTGCAACAGTCAAAGAGACTGGGAGCCTTAAATAAGTTCAAAGCTGGAGAGTGCAATATTCTTATATGCACTGATGTGGCAAGTAGAGGACTTGATATTCCATCAGTGGATATGGTTATTAATTATGATATCCCTACAAACTCAAAG GATTACATTCATCGTGTTGGAAGAACTGCCCGTGCAGGACGATCTGGGGTTGCAATCTCGCTTGTGAATCAGTATGAACTGGAGTGGTATCTACTGATAGAGAAGCTTATTG GTAAAAAGTTACCTGAATTTCCTGCTGAGGAAGAGGAAGTCTTGCTTCTGCTGGAGCGGGTCACTGAAGCCAAAAGAATTTCCCAGATG AAAATTAAAGAATCTGGTGGCAAGAAGAGGAAGGGCGGAGGAGATGGTgaagaagaaattgaaaaatatttaggCATCAAGGATAAGAAGTCCAAGAAGTTCAAGAAAAGATGA
- the LOC110630221 gene encoding DEAD-box ATP-dependent RNA helicase 10 isoform X3 has translation MAEEKEEVKTFKDLGICEQLLEACDDLGWKNPTKIQAEAIPHALEGKDLIGLAQTGSGKTGAFALPILQSLLEASEKSVQPFFACVMSPTRELAIQIAEQFEALGSGIGVKCAVLVGGVDMVQQAIALGKRPHIIVGTPGRLVDHLSNTKGFSLRTLKYLVLDEADRLLNEDFEKSLDEILKVIPRDRRTYLFSATMTKKVKKLQRACLRNPVKIEAASKYSTVDTLKQQYRFIPAKYKDCYLVYILTEMSGSTSMVFTRTCDATTFLALVLRNLGLRAIPINGHMTQDYIHRVGRTARAGRSGVAISLVNQYELEWYLLIEKLIGKKLPEFPAEEEEVLLLLERVTEAKRISQMKIKESGGKKRKGGGDGEEEIEKYLGIKDKKSKKFKKR, from the exons ATggcagaagagaaagaagaagtgaAGACGTTTAAGGATTTGGGGATATGCGAACAATTGTTGGAAGCGTGTGACGATTTGGGATGGAAAAACCCTACGAAGATACAAGCCGAAGCAATTCCCCATGCTCTTGAAG gcaAAGACTTGATCGGTCTTGCTCAAACAGGTTCTGGTAAAACTGGAGCTTTTGCTCTTCCCATATTGCAATCGCTTCTCGAAGCTTCAGAGAAATCTGTGCAACCGTTCTTTGCTTGTGTGATGTCTCCTACGAG GGAATTGGCAATTCAGATAGCAGAGCAATTTGAAGCTTTAGGATCTGGCATTGGTGTGAAGTGTGCTGTG CTTGTTGGTGGGGTAGATATGGTGCAACAGGCTATCGCACTTGGAAAGCGACCGCACAtcatt GTTGGAACCCCCGGGCGTCTTGTGGATCATTTGTCGAACACAAAAGGTTTTTCTCTACGCACACTGAAATACTTG GTTTTAGATGAGGCAGACAGGTTGCTAAATGAGGATTTTGAGAAATCACTTGATGAAATTCTAAAGGTTATACCACGGGATCGAAGAACATACTTATTTTCTGCAACTATGACCAAAAAG GTGAAAAAGCTCCAGAGGGCATGTCTAAGGAATCCAGTGAAG ATAGAAGCAGCATCTAAATATTCCACTGTTGACACATTGAAGCAGCAATATCGCTTTATTCCTGCCAAATACAAG GATTGCTACCTTGTATATATTCTGACAGAGATGTCCGGAAGTACTTCCATGGTTTTTACTCGAACATGTGATGCTACTACTTTTTTGGCCTTGGTCCTCCGAAACCTTGGTTTAAGGGCCATCCCAATTAATGGTCATATGACTCAG GATTACATTCATCGTGTTGGAAGAACTGCCCGTGCAGGACGATCTGGGGTTGCAATCTCGCTTGTGAATCAGTATGAACTGGAGTGGTATCTACTGATAGAGAAGCTTATTG GTAAAAAGTTACCTGAATTTCCTGCTGAGGAAGAGGAAGTCTTGCTTCTGCTGGAGCGGGTCACTGAAGCCAAAAGAATTTCCCAGATG AAAATTAAAGAATCTGGTGGCAAGAAGAGGAAGGGCGGAGGAGATGGTgaagaagaaattgaaaaatatttaggCATCAAGGATAAGAAGTCCAAGAAGTTCAAGAAAAGATGA
- the LOC110630221 gene encoding DEAD-box ATP-dependent RNA helicase 10 isoform X2, translating into MAEEKEEVKTFKDLGICEQLLEACDDLGWKNPTKIQAEAIPHALEGKDLIGLAQTGSGKTGAFALPILQSLLEASEKSVQPFFACVMSPTRELAIQIAEQFEALGSGIGVKCAVLVGGVDMVQQAIALGKRPHIIVGTPGRLVDHLSNTKGFSLRTLKYLVLDEADRLLNEDFEKSLDEILKVIPRDRRTYLFSATMTKKVKKLQRACLRNPVKIEAASKYSTVDTLKQQYRFIPAKYKDCYLVYILTEMSGSTSMVFTRTCDATTFLALVLRNLGLRAIPINGHMTQSKRLGALNKFKAGECNILICTDVASRGLDIPSVDMVINYDIPTNSKDYIHRVGRTARAGRSGVAISLVNQYELEWYLLIEKLIGKKLPEFPAEEEEVLLLLERVTEAKRISQMKIKESGGKKRKGGGDGEEEIEKYLGIKDKKSKKFKKR; encoded by the exons ATggcagaagagaaagaagaagtgaAGACGTTTAAGGATTTGGGGATATGCGAACAATTGTTGGAAGCGTGTGACGATTTGGGATGGAAAAACCCTACGAAGATACAAGCCGAAGCAATTCCCCATGCTCTTGAAG gcaAAGACTTGATCGGTCTTGCTCAAACAGGTTCTGGTAAAACTGGAGCTTTTGCTCTTCCCATATTGCAATCGCTTCTCGAAGCTTCAGAGAAATCTGTGCAACCGTTCTTTGCTTGTGTGATGTCTCCTACGAG GGAATTGGCAATTCAGATAGCAGAGCAATTTGAAGCTTTAGGATCTGGCATTGGTGTGAAGTGTGCTGTG CTTGTTGGTGGGGTAGATATGGTGCAACAGGCTATCGCACTTGGAAAGCGACCGCACAtcatt GTTGGAACCCCCGGGCGTCTTGTGGATCATTTGTCGAACACAAAAGGTTTTTCTCTACGCACACTGAAATACTTG GTTTTAGATGAGGCAGACAGGTTGCTAAATGAGGATTTTGAGAAATCACTTGATGAAATTCTAAAGGTTATACCACGGGATCGAAGAACATACTTATTTTCTGCAACTATGACCAAAAAG GTGAAAAAGCTCCAGAGGGCATGTCTAAGGAATCCAGTGAAG ATAGAAGCAGCATCTAAATATTCCACTGTTGACACATTGAAGCAGCAATATCGCTTTATTCCTGCCAAATACAAG GATTGCTACCTTGTATATATTCTGACAGAGATGTCCGGAAGTACTTCCATGGTTTTTACTCGAACATGTGATGCTACTACTTTTTTGGCCTTGGTCCTCCGAAACCTTGGTTTAAGGGCCATCCCAATTAATGGTCATATGACTCAG TCAAAGAGACTGGGAGCCTTAAATAAGTTCAAAGCTGGAGAGTGCAATATTCTTATATGCACTGATGTGGCAAGTAGAGGACTTGATATTCCATCAGTGGATATGGTTATTAATTATGATATCCCTACAAACTCAAAG GATTACATTCATCGTGTTGGAAGAACTGCCCGTGCAGGACGATCTGGGGTTGCAATCTCGCTTGTGAATCAGTATGAACTGGAGTGGTATCTACTGATAGAGAAGCTTATTG GTAAAAAGTTACCTGAATTTCCTGCTGAGGAAGAGGAAGTCTTGCTTCTGCTGGAGCGGGTCACTGAAGCCAAAAGAATTTCCCAGATG AAAATTAAAGAATCTGGTGGCAAGAAGAGGAAGGGCGGAGGAGATGGTgaagaagaaattgaaaaatatttaggCATCAAGGATAAGAAGTCCAAGAAGTTCAAGAAAAGATGA